A window of the Coturnix japonica isolate 7356 chromosome 12, Coturnix japonica 2.1, whole genome shotgun sequence genome harbors these coding sequences:
- the SYNPR gene encoding synaptoporin isoform X3 has protein sequence MGGRWQLDPELFAIFAFATCGGYSGGLRLSVDCANKSESDLNIDIAFAYPFRLHQVNFDAPTCEGKRRETLSLIGDFSSSAEFFVTIAVFAFLYSLAATVVYIFFQNKYRENNRGPLIDFIVTVVFSFLWLVSSSAWAKGLSDVKIATDPDEVLLLMSACKQQSNKCLPVRSPVMSSLNTSVVFGFLNFILWAGNIWFVFKETGWHSSGQRHAADTMEKQSSGYNQSGYNQDSYGPSGGYNQPGSYGQVGDYSQPQSYGQSGPTSFANQI, from the exons ATGGGTGGCAGATGGCAACTTGACCCAGAG CTTTTTGCAATCTTTGCATTTGCAACATGCGGTGGGTACTCTGGAGGACTGCGCCTCAGTGTGGACTGTGCAAACAAGTCAGAGAGTGACCTCAACATTGACATAGCCTTTGCCTACCCGTTCAG GTTGCATCAAGTGAATTTCGATGCTCCCACTTGTGAAGGCAAGCGCCGAGAAACGCTCTCCTTGATAGGGGACTTCTCCTCGTCGGCAGAGTTCTTTGTCACCATCGCGGTCTTTGCCTTCCTCTACTCACTGGCTGCTACCGTGGTTTATATCTTCTTCCAGAACAAGTACCGTGAAAACAACAGGGGACCTCTAATT GATTTCATTGTGACAGTGGTCTTCTCCTTCTTGTGGCTAGTGAGCTCATCTGCGTGGGCTAAAGGACTGTCCGATGTAAAGATTGCCACTGACCCGGACGAAGTGCTATTGCTGATGTCAGCCTGCAAACAGCAGTCCAACAAATGCTTGCCTGTTCGCAGTCCTGTTATGTCAAGCCTGAACACTTCTGTT GTCTTTGGATTCTTGAACTTTATCCTCTGGGCAGGCAACATTTGGTTTGTGTTTAAGGAGACAGGCTGGCACTCCTCGGGACAGCGGCACGCCGCGGACACCATGGAGAAGCAGTCCAGTGGCTACAACCAGAGCGGCTACAACCAGGACAGCTACGGGCCATCTGGGGGCTACAACCAGCCGGGCTCCTATGGGCAGGTGGGTGACTACAGCCAGCCCCAGAGCTATGGCCAGAGCGGGCCGACCTCCTTCGCTAATCAGATTTAA
- the SYNPR gene encoding synaptoporin isoform X5, whose translation MGIKLFAIFAFATCGGYSGGLRLSVDCANKSESDLNIDIAFAYPFRLHQVNFDAPTCEGKRRETLSLIGDFSSSAEFFVTIAVFAFLYSLAATVVYIFFQNKYRENNRGPLIDFIVTVVFSFLWLVSSSAWAKGLSDVKIATDPDEVLLLMSACKQQSNKCLPVRSPVMSSLNTSVVFGFLNFILWAGNIWFVFKETGWHSSGQRHAADTMEKQSSGYNQSGYNQDSYGPSGGYNQPGSYGQVGDYSQPQSYGQSGPTSFANQI comes from the exons atGGGAATCAAG CTTTTTGCAATCTTTGCATTTGCAACATGCGGTGGGTACTCTGGAGGACTGCGCCTCAGTGTGGACTGTGCAAACAAGTCAGAGAGTGACCTCAACATTGACATAGCCTTTGCCTACCCGTTCAG GTTGCATCAAGTGAATTTCGATGCTCCCACTTGTGAAGGCAAGCGCCGAGAAACGCTCTCCTTGATAGGGGACTTCTCCTCGTCGGCAGAGTTCTTTGTCACCATCGCGGTCTTTGCCTTCCTCTACTCACTGGCTGCTACCGTGGTTTATATCTTCTTCCAGAACAAGTACCGTGAAAACAACAGGGGACCTCTAATT GATTTCATTGTGACAGTGGTCTTCTCCTTCTTGTGGCTAGTGAGCTCATCTGCGTGGGCTAAAGGACTGTCCGATGTAAAGATTGCCACTGACCCGGACGAAGTGCTATTGCTGATGTCAGCCTGCAAACAGCAGTCCAACAAATGCTTGCCTGTTCGCAGTCCTGTTATGTCAAGCCTGAACACTTCTGTT GTCTTTGGATTCTTGAACTTTATCCTCTGGGCAGGCAACATTTGGTTTGTGTTTAAGGAGACAGGCTGGCACTCCTCGGGACAGCGGCACGCCGCGGACACCATGGAGAAGCAGTCCAGTGGCTACAACCAGAGCGGCTACAACCAGGACAGCTACGGGCCATCTGGGGGCTACAACCAGCCGGGCTCCTATGGGCAGGTGGGTGACTACAGCCAGCCCCAGAGCTATGGCCAGAGCGGGCCGACCTCCTTCGCTAATCAGATTTAA
- the SYNPR gene encoding synaptoporin isoform X1, with amino-acid sequence MEAVDQLASAGTFRVVKEPLAFLRVLEWLFAIFAFATCGGYSGGLRLSVDCANKSESDLNIDIAFAYPFRLHQVNFDAPTCEGKRRETLSLIGDFSSSAEFFVTIAVFAFLYSLAATVVYIFFQNKYRENNRGPLIDFIVTVVFSFLWLVSSSAWAKGLSDVKIATDPDEVLLLMSACKQQSNKCLPVRSPVMSSLNTSVVFGFLNFILWAGNIWFVFKETGWHSSGQRHAADTMEKQSSGYNQSGYNQDSYGPSGGYNQPGSYGQVGDYSQPQSYGQSGPTSFANQI; translated from the exons CTTTTTGCAATCTTTGCATTTGCAACATGCGGTGGGTACTCTGGAGGACTGCGCCTCAGTGTGGACTGTGCAAACAAGTCAGAGAGTGACCTCAACATTGACATAGCCTTTGCCTACCCGTTCAG GTTGCATCAAGTGAATTTCGATGCTCCCACTTGTGAAGGCAAGCGCCGAGAAACGCTCTCCTTGATAGGGGACTTCTCCTCGTCGGCAGAGTTCTTTGTCACCATCGCGGTCTTTGCCTTCCTCTACTCACTGGCTGCTACCGTGGTTTATATCTTCTTCCAGAACAAGTACCGTGAAAACAACAGGGGACCTCTAATT GATTTCATTGTGACAGTGGTCTTCTCCTTCTTGTGGCTAGTGAGCTCATCTGCGTGGGCTAAAGGACTGTCCGATGTAAAGATTGCCACTGACCCGGACGAAGTGCTATTGCTGATGTCAGCCTGCAAACAGCAGTCCAACAAATGCTTGCCTGTTCGCAGTCCTGTTATGTCAAGCCTGAACACTTCTGTT GTCTTTGGATTCTTGAACTTTATCCTCTGGGCAGGCAACATTTGGTTTGTGTTTAAGGAGACAGGCTGGCACTCCTCGGGACAGCGGCACGCCGCGGACACCATGGAGAAGCAGTCCAGTGGCTACAACCAGAGCGGCTACAACCAGGACAGCTACGGGCCATCTGGGGGCTACAACCAGCCGGGCTCCTATGGGCAGGTGGGTGACTACAGCCAGCCCCAGAGCTATGGCCAGAGCGGGCCGACCTCCTTCGCTAATCAGATTTAA
- the SYNPR gene encoding synaptoporin isoform X2: MLHLIMWSWKPSELFAIFAFATCGGYSGGLRLSVDCANKSESDLNIDIAFAYPFRLHQVNFDAPTCEGKRRETLSLIGDFSSSAEFFVTIAVFAFLYSLAATVVYIFFQNKYRENNRGPLIDFIVTVVFSFLWLVSSSAWAKGLSDVKIATDPDEVLLLMSACKQQSNKCLPVRSPVMSSLNTSVVFGFLNFILWAGNIWFVFKETGWHSSGQRHAADTMEKQSSGYNQSGYNQDSYGPSGGYNQPGSYGQVGDYSQPQSYGQSGPTSFANQI, translated from the exons CTTTTTGCAATCTTTGCATTTGCAACATGCGGTGGGTACTCTGGAGGACTGCGCCTCAGTGTGGACTGTGCAAACAAGTCAGAGAGTGACCTCAACATTGACATAGCCTTTGCCTACCCGTTCAG GTTGCATCAAGTGAATTTCGATGCTCCCACTTGTGAAGGCAAGCGCCGAGAAACGCTCTCCTTGATAGGGGACTTCTCCTCGTCGGCAGAGTTCTTTGTCACCATCGCGGTCTTTGCCTTCCTCTACTCACTGGCTGCTACCGTGGTTTATATCTTCTTCCAGAACAAGTACCGTGAAAACAACAGGGGACCTCTAATT GATTTCATTGTGACAGTGGTCTTCTCCTTCTTGTGGCTAGTGAGCTCATCTGCGTGGGCTAAAGGACTGTCCGATGTAAAGATTGCCACTGACCCGGACGAAGTGCTATTGCTGATGTCAGCCTGCAAACAGCAGTCCAACAAATGCTTGCCTGTTCGCAGTCCTGTTATGTCAAGCCTGAACACTTCTGTT GTCTTTGGATTCTTGAACTTTATCCTCTGGGCAGGCAACATTTGGTTTGTGTTTAAGGAGACAGGCTGGCACTCCTCGGGACAGCGGCACGCCGCGGACACCATGGAGAAGCAGTCCAGTGGCTACAACCAGAGCGGCTACAACCAGGACAGCTACGGGCCATCTGGGGGCTACAACCAGCCGGGCTCCTATGGGCAGGTGGGTGACTACAGCCAGCCCCAGAGCTATGGCCAGAGCGGGCCGACCTCCTTCGCTAATCAGATTTAA
- the SYNPR gene encoding synaptoporin isoform X4 — MCMVIFAPLFAIFAFATCGGYSGGLRLSVDCANKSESDLNIDIAFAYPFRLHQVNFDAPTCEGKRRETLSLIGDFSSSAEFFVTIAVFAFLYSLAATVVYIFFQNKYRENNRGPLIDFIVTVVFSFLWLVSSSAWAKGLSDVKIATDPDEVLLLMSACKQQSNKCLPVRSPVMSSLNTSVVFGFLNFILWAGNIWFVFKETGWHSSGQRHAADTMEKQSSGYNQSGYNQDSYGPSGGYNQPGSYGQVGDYSQPQSYGQSGPTSFANQI; from the exons CTTTTTGCAATCTTTGCATTTGCAACATGCGGTGGGTACTCTGGAGGACTGCGCCTCAGTGTGGACTGTGCAAACAAGTCAGAGAGTGACCTCAACATTGACATAGCCTTTGCCTACCCGTTCAG GTTGCATCAAGTGAATTTCGATGCTCCCACTTGTGAAGGCAAGCGCCGAGAAACGCTCTCCTTGATAGGGGACTTCTCCTCGTCGGCAGAGTTCTTTGTCACCATCGCGGTCTTTGCCTTCCTCTACTCACTGGCTGCTACCGTGGTTTATATCTTCTTCCAGAACAAGTACCGTGAAAACAACAGGGGACCTCTAATT GATTTCATTGTGACAGTGGTCTTCTCCTTCTTGTGGCTAGTGAGCTCATCTGCGTGGGCTAAAGGACTGTCCGATGTAAAGATTGCCACTGACCCGGACGAAGTGCTATTGCTGATGTCAGCCTGCAAACAGCAGTCCAACAAATGCTTGCCTGTTCGCAGTCCTGTTATGTCAAGCCTGAACACTTCTGTT GTCTTTGGATTCTTGAACTTTATCCTCTGGGCAGGCAACATTTGGTTTGTGTTTAAGGAGACAGGCTGGCACTCCTCGGGACAGCGGCACGCCGCGGACACCATGGAGAAGCAGTCCAGTGGCTACAACCAGAGCGGCTACAACCAGGACAGCTACGGGCCATCTGGGGGCTACAACCAGCCGGGCTCCTATGGGCAGGTGGGTGACTACAGCCAGCCCCAGAGCTATGGCCAGAGCGGGCCGACCTCCTTCGCTAATCAGATTTAA